One window of Salegentibacter sp. Hel_I_6 genomic DNA carries:
- a CDS encoding FAD-dependent oxidoreductase: MKFDVIIVGGGAAGMSCGLILGSALRNNLISDKKVGILMHQKASHLNSALLNNVLGVVPGTSGQQILKESIVHLKEQYPEIQQIDSEKVKEVIGLDEGFSIITNKNSYEADIVVMATGYTSPLRIKGFESEVIPHKKAKASKERIQLKNEDHLVKTGLYVAGSLAGWRSQFSIACGSGASVATDILSLWKGEHTKVHDKLL, encoded by the coding sequence ATGAAGTTTGATGTGATTATCGTAGGAGGCGGTGCTGCTGGAATGTCTTGCGGACTTATTTTGGGTTCAGCATTGCGCAATAATTTGATTTCTGATAAAAAAGTGGGAATACTCATGCATCAAAAGGCATCTCATTTAAACTCGGCGCTTCTCAATAATGTTCTGGGTGTAGTTCCGGGAACTTCAGGTCAACAAATTCTAAAGGAAAGTATTGTACATTTGAAGGAGCAGTATCCTGAAATTCAGCAAATAGATTCAGAAAAGGTAAAGGAGGTTATTGGGCTAGACGAAGGTTTTAGTATAATTACCAATAAAAATAGCTATGAAGCGGATATTGTAGTAATGGCTACCGGTTATACAAGCCCTTTGAGAATAAAAGGATTTGAATCTGAAGTAATTCCGCATAAAAAGGCTAAAGCTTCCAAAGAGCGAATTCAGCTAAAAAATGAAGATCACCTTGTGAAAACGGGGTTATATGTTGCTGGGAGTCTTGCTGGCTGGCGCAGTCAATTTTCCATTGCTTGTGGGAGTGGGGCCAGTGTGGCAACCGATATTCTTAGTTTATGGAAAGGAGAACACACCAAAGTTCACGATAAGCTTCTATAG
- a CDS encoding DUF3078 domain-containing protein has protein sequence MNIKVLCLLAFLIQLSTSAKTLNTDYYPDYYNDTIIPSDSIKVVQDTTEVDSVVVTFWTEKNQIGVNLNEVAFVNWNAGGNNSISALVHGNLERTYKKDDLNWRNRATVRYGINSQEGQELRKTEDEIRLSSTFGYRKDSLSNWFYSAKFNFNTQFTNGYRYPDTDTPISKIMAPGYLFLGIGSEYSDPVEDLTVYISPVTQKSTFVLDQRLANEGMFGVTAAVRDSLGNVIEKGENVRTEFGFLVSTDFSKEVFENVEVDNQLSLYSDYLNKFGNIDVEWQLNVNLKVNDFIKANVGSHIIYDDDVKFKEDTNGDGQLETTGPRLQLKQMLGVGLVYEF, from the coding sequence ATGAATATCAAAGTCTTATGCCTTTTAGCCTTCTTAATTCAATTATCTACATCTGCCAAAACCTTAAATACAGATTATTATCCTGACTATTATAACGATACTATAATTCCCTCAGATTCTATTAAAGTGGTACAGGATACTACCGAAGTAGATTCAGTGGTAGTCACTTTTTGGACAGAGAAAAACCAGATTGGAGTCAATTTAAACGAAGTTGCTTTTGTAAATTGGAATGCCGGTGGAAATAATTCTATTTCAGCATTAGTTCATGGTAACCTAGAGCGAACTTATAAAAAAGATGATCTCAATTGGCGAAACAGGGCAACAGTGCGCTATGGAATTAACTCCCAGGAAGGCCAGGAGCTTAGAAAAACAGAGGATGAAATACGTTTAAGCTCTACTTTTGGATATAGAAAAGATTCGCTTTCAAACTGGTTCTATTCAGCAAAATTTAATTTTAATACCCAATTTACAAACGGTTATAGATACCCTGATACTGACACCCCGATTTCGAAAATTATGGCGCCAGGATATTTATTTCTTGGTATTGGAAGCGAATATTCAGATCCTGTAGAAGATCTAACAGTATATATCTCACCGGTTACACAAAAATCCACTTTTGTGCTGGATCAAAGGTTGGCAAATGAGGGTATGTTTGGTGTTACCGCTGCAGTGCGCGATTCGCTGGGAAATGTTATTGAAAAAGGGGAAAATGTAAGAACAGAATTTGGTTTCCTGGTAAGCACAGATTTTTCAAAAGAGGTTTTTGAGAATGTTGAGGTAGATAATCAACTAAGTCTTTATTCAGATTATCTGAACAAATTTGGAAATATTGATGTGGAATGGCAGTTGAATGTTAATCTAAAAGTAAACGATTTTATAAAAGCCAACGTGGGCTCTCACATAATTTATGATGATGATGTGAAATTTAAAGAAGATACTAATGGCGATGGGCAACTTGAAACTACAGGCCCGCGATTACAGCTTAAGCAAATGCTAGGTGTGGGGTTAGTCTACGAATTTTAA
- a CDS encoding ribonucleotide-diphosphate reductase subunit beta, which translates to MKKQEPRLRDNKDRFVIFPVKHNDIWDAYKAIEDNFWTSGEIDLSQDLLDWKKIDEEKHQFLIRVLGLILYSERNLNSKITKKLNDNIKVPEIKSFLDFQAIIENTHTEAYGICLSTLLTLQEQENIFNEIETFPATKAREEWIKKWTNSPSFAEKLVALATAKSIFSYSSFATIFWIKNCGLMPGLSYTYEMIYRDKALHRDFATQLFRNHLLEDISDKKVQQIIGEAVAIEKEVITFLPLELIGLKEKALNEYLDYESNRLFADLIINRTLDSEKTAKENLLEKRAKHYPQSKKTDIDLK; encoded by the coding sequence ATGAAAAAACAGGAACCCAGGCTTCGGGATAACAAAGATAGATTTGTAATTTTTCCTGTTAAACACAATGATATTTGGGATGCATATAAAGCAATAGAAGATAATTTTTGGACTTCAGGAGAAATAGATCTTTCTCAGGATTTATTAGATTGGAAAAAGATTGATGAAGAGAAACACCAATTTTTAATTAGAGTTTTAGGTCTTATTCTTTATTCAGAAAGAAATTTGAATTCAAAAATCACTAAAAAACTCAACGATAATATAAAGGTTCCCGAGATCAAATCGTTCCTTGATTTTCAAGCGATCATAGAAAACACTCATACTGAAGCTTATGGTATTTGTTTGAGTACCCTTCTAACGTTACAGGAACAAGAAAACATTTTTAATGAAATTGAAACCTTTCCTGCTACCAAGGCCAGAGAAGAGTGGATTAAAAAGTGGACTAATAGCCCATCTTTTGCTGAAAAATTAGTTGCACTTGCAACAGCGAAAAGTATTTTTTCTTATAGCAGTTTTGCCACAATCTTCTGGATAAAAAACTGTGGTTTAATGCCCGGCCTTAGCTATACTTATGAAATGATTTACCGGGATAAAGCTTTGCACCGTGATTTTGCAACCCAGTTATTCAGAAATCATTTATTAGAAGATATTTCAGATAAAAAAGTTCAGCAAATTATTGGAGAAGCTGTTGCTATAGAAAAAGAAGTGATTACTTTTCTTCCTCTAGAACTTATTGGCCTGAAAGAAAAGGCATTAAATGAATACCTGGATTATGAAAGCAATAGGCTTTTTGCTGACTTGATTATCAATAGAACTTTAGACTCAGAAAAAACAGCTAAAGAGAATCTATTGGAAAAAAGAGCAAAACACTATCCTCAAAGTAAAAAAACAGATATAGATCTAAAATAA
- the dgt gene encoding dGTP triphosphohydrolase yields the protein MNWEQLLSLKRFGDTNKRLRKEQNETRLGFEVDYDRIIFSSAFRSLQDKTQVIPLSKTDFVHTRLTHSLEVSVVGRSLGRLAGQKILEKHPQLEKTHAYKMNDFGAIVAAAALAHDIGNPPFGHSGEKAIGEYFSHGNGRRFKSELSPKEYQDLIKFEGNANGFKILTQNKPGISGGLRLSYATLGAFIKYPKESLPYKPTQNIADKKFGFFQTEKEIFEEVAIELGLLNTGKDGDISYYRHPLAFLVEAADDICYTIIDFEDGINLGLIDEDYALEYLIKLVKDNINTSKYNSLINTADRLSYLRALAINTLITEAVNTFVKNEDVILAGNFHQGLLDKSKYEAQINDIIKISIEKIYQSEEVISKEIAGYKMLSHLLDTYTDALLPEKDQEDSNFNKLVLKSVPSLAVLQEEPSVYRRLLEICSHTASLTDGFTVASFEKYKGIKL from the coding sequence ATGAACTGGGAACAACTTCTCTCCTTAAAACGTTTTGGCGACACAAATAAACGACTAAGAAAAGAGCAAAATGAAACCCGCCTGGGCTTTGAAGTAGATTATGATCGAATTATTTTTTCTTCAGCTTTTAGAAGTTTACAGGATAAAACCCAGGTAATCCCTCTTTCCAAAACCGATTTTGTTCATACCCGGTTAACCCATAGCCTGGAAGTTTCTGTAGTTGGGCGATCTTTGGGAAGGTTAGCAGGTCAAAAAATTTTGGAAAAACACCCCCAGCTGGAAAAAACACACGCATACAAAATGAACGATTTTGGAGCCATCGTGGCCGCGGCGGCCTTGGCACACGATATCGGGAATCCTCCATTTGGACATTCGGGAGAAAAAGCGATTGGAGAATATTTTAGCCACGGAAATGGGAGACGTTTTAAAAGTGAGCTTTCACCCAAAGAATACCAGGATTTAATAAAATTTGAAGGTAACGCCAATGGTTTTAAAATACTTACACAAAACAAACCAGGCATATCTGGAGGACTTCGGCTTTCTTACGCTACTTTGGGTGCGTTTATAAAATATCCAAAAGAATCACTACCCTACAAACCAACTCAAAATATAGCCGATAAAAAATTTGGCTTTTTCCAGACCGAAAAAGAGATTTTTGAAGAGGTTGCTATAGAACTTGGTTTATTAAATACCGGAAAAGATGGTGATATAAGTTACTACAGGCATCCATTGGCTTTTTTGGTGGAGGCCGCCGATGACATTTGTTATACTATAATTGATTTTGAAGACGGAATAAACCTTGGGCTAATCGATGAAGATTATGCTTTAGAATATCTAATAAAGTTAGTTAAAGATAATATCAACACCAGTAAATATAATAGCCTAATCAATACTGCCGATAGGTTGAGCTATCTTCGGGCCCTTGCCATAAATACTTTGATTACAGAAGCAGTAAACACTTTCGTAAAAAACGAAGACGTTATTCTGGCAGGTAATTTCCATCAGGGACTCTTAGATAAAAGTAAGTATGAAGCTCAAATAAATGATATCATAAAAATTAGTATTGAAAAAATTTACCAAAGCGAGGAAGTTATAAGCAAAGAGATCGCTGGCTATAAAATGCTTTCACACCTTTTAGATACTTATACTGATGCCTTGCTACCTGAAAAAGACCAGGAAGATTCAAATTTCAACAAACTGGTATTGAAATCGGTTCCCAGTTTGGCTGTACTCCAGGAAGAGCCTTCTGTGTATCGGCGTTTGCTAGAAATTTGTTCACACACCGCTTCACTAACCGATGGTTTTACGGTGGCTTCTTTTGAAAAATATAAAGGGATTAAATTATAG
- a CDS encoding DUF4412 domain-containing protein, producing MKKLILLGFTMLFCISTMEAQFLKKLKEKVENKVENAVTDNISNKAANEANKSLNKMWETKLKNSPIPMGANRVDISEVPQSYDFSWEYQLNMETKDGNLDMTYLLKENAPYFGMRVPQAEGMFMMLDMDKKLSVMYFSSDENNFIMASKIEDLTNPEEEDNPYKNSELKKIGTKNILGYECQGYETETEEHKFTFYLTQEAPISFANMYSDEKSNIPKGWNADWLEDGDALMMEMQMVDKKNADRNVNMRCTGLEQKSFNINKENYAALGANN from the coding sequence ATGAAAAAGCTCATCTTACTGGGGTTCACAATGCTATTTTGCATATCAACTATGGAAGCTCAGTTTCTAAAAAAATTAAAAGAAAAAGTTGAAAACAAAGTTGAAAACGCGGTAACCGACAATATTTCAAATAAGGCGGCCAACGAAGCCAATAAATCCCTTAATAAAATGTGGGAGACTAAGCTAAAAAATAGTCCGATCCCCATGGGTGCCAATCGCGTAGATATTAGCGAAGTTCCTCAATCTTACGATTTTAGCTGGGAATACCAACTAAATATGGAGACCAAAGACGGGAATTTGGATATGACCTATCTTTTAAAAGAAAACGCACCATATTTTGGAATGCGCGTGCCACAAGCTGAGGGAATGTTTATGATGCTGGATATGGATAAAAAGCTAAGTGTGATGTATTTTTCATCAGATGAAAATAATTTTATCATGGCTAGTAAAATAGAAGATCTAACTAATCCTGAGGAAGAAGACAACCCATATAAAAATTCAGAATTAAAAAAAATTGGCACAAAAAATATCCTTGGTTATGAATGCCAGGGTTATGAAACCGAAACCGAAGAACATAAATTCACTTTCTATCTTACCCAGGAAGCCCCCATTAGTTTTGCCAATATGTATAGCGATGAAAAAAGTAACATTCCAAAAGGGTGGAATGCTGATTGGCTGGAAGATGGCGATGCCTTAATGATGGAAATGCAGATGGTAGACAAAAAGAACGCCGATAGAAATGTAAATATGCGGTGCACAGGCCTGGAACAAAAGTCTTTTAATATTAATAAAGAAAATTATGCTGCTCTGGGAGCAAACAATTAA
- a CDS encoding DUF4870 domain-containing protein: protein MESHNTHTTNEAKSSFDPKTIAIVAYLTIIGLVVAFVLNNDKKDAFAAFHIKQSLGLIIISLGLFIIGMIPILGWILSFLGSIFLLYLWIMGLINAINHNTKPVPILGHQFEKWFANI, encoded by the coding sequence ATGGAAAGTCATAATACACACACTACTAATGAAGCTAAAAGTTCATTTGATCCTAAAACCATAGCCATTGTTGCCTATCTAACAATAATTGGTCTTGTAGTAGCCTTTGTTTTAAACAATGACAAAAAAGATGCGTTTGCGGCATTTCATATAAAACAATCATTAGGTCTTATAATAATAAGTCTTGGACTATTCATAATTGGAATGATCCCAATTTTAGGATGGATACTTAGTTTTCTAGGCTCTATTTTTCTTCTTTATCTATGGATTATGGGACTTATAAATGCAATTAATCATAACACTAAACCTGTCCCAATTCTTGGACATCAGTTTGAAAAATGGTTTGCTAATATTTAA
- a CDS encoding MarC family protein has product MWKLLDARQIFTAGMILFAVIDIIGNIPIIIDLRKKAGHIQSEKASVVAGIIMIVFLFVGKEILNLIGIDVNSFAVAGAFILFFLALEMILGITLYKDDEPETASIVPLAFPLIAGAGTLTTLVSLQAEYEAVNIIVAILINIIFVYLVLKSSTKIEQVLGSQGISVIRKVFGVILLAIAVKLFATNIQSLFS; this is encoded by the coding sequence ATGTGGAAATTGTTAGACGCAAGACAGATCTTTACCGCAGGAATGATTCTTTTCGCGGTAATTGATATTATTGGAAACATCCCAATTATTATCGATCTAAGAAAGAAAGCTGGTCATATTCAGAGTGAAAAAGCCTCGGTTGTTGCCGGTATTATAATGATCGTTTTTCTATTTGTAGGAAAAGAGATTTTGAATCTTATAGGTATAGATGTGAATTCCTTTGCAGTAGCCGGTGCATTTATCTTATTTTTCCTGGCTCTGGAAATGATTTTGGGAATCACCCTTTATAAAGATGATGAGCCTGAAACCGCCTCTATCGTTCCCCTGGCATTTCCTTTAATCGCCGGTGCGGGTACGCTTACTACGCTGGTTTCACTTCAGGCAGAATATGAAGCGGTAAATATTATTGTTGCTATCCTTATCAATATTATCTTTGTATACCTGGTGCTAAAATCTTCCACTAAAATTGAGCAGGTTTTAGGTAGCCAGGGTATTAGTGTAATTAGAAAAGTATTTGGGGTAATTTTACTGGCCATTGCCGTAAAATTATTTGCCACTAACATTCAGAGTTTATTTTCATGA
- a CDS encoding DUF3109 family protein: MFQIGKTIVSEEILTKDFVCNLSACKGACCVDGDAGAPVTPEERQILDEIYPKVKPYLRQKGIDAIEKQGTYITTDLDEIETPLIDGADCAYVTFDEKGIALCGIEEAYNQGDIDFKKPISCHLYPVRIQEYSEFSAVNYHKWQICDDACSLGADLQVPVYKFTKDALIRKFGEDWYNQLEETAKEL, encoded by the coding sequence ATGTTTCAGATAGGAAAAACCATAGTTTCAGAAGAGATCTTAACTAAAGATTTTGTGTGTAATCTTTCAGCTTGTAAAGGTGCTTGCTGTGTAGACGGCGACGCCGGTGCACCGGTTACACCGGAAGAAAGACAAATTCTCGATGAGATATACCCAAAAGTAAAACCTTACTTACGCCAAAAAGGAATAGATGCCATAGAGAAACAGGGCACCTATATTACTACTGATCTTGATGAAATTGAAACTCCATTGATAGATGGAGCAGATTGTGCCTATGTAACTTTTGATGAAAAAGGCATTGCACTTTGTGGAATTGAAGAAGCCTATAACCAGGGCGATATCGACTTTAAAAAACCTATTTCCTGCCATTTATATCCCGTTCGTATCCAGGAATATTCAGAATTTTCTGCGGTAAATTACCACAAATGGCAAATTTGTGATGACGCCTGTAGCCTTGGAGCCGATTTACAGGTTCCGGTTTACAAATTTACCAAAGATGCCCTAATTAGAAAATTCGGCGAAGATTGGTACAATCAATTAGAAGAGACTGCCAAAGAGCTTTAA